tcccttcccacctTTCTTTTGGTGGGTGAgccattcttcctcttctccttccccttcctgggtATCTGAGCCATAGGACACAATAGCTGTCCCTATCCCAGCCTCATCCTGATTATTCACTCTACCTACCTCCTCCACAGAAAACCACTCCTGAGTGTGGTACTACTGGCTTTGTGGAGAAAATCAGTTGTTCTGGATCCAAGAGAGATGAGTTCAAAAGGTCAGTATTCTCTTACTTTGCACTGCTAAGGCCAGATACTCTATTTTAACTGATTTGGCAGAttgttcctccttttccttttttttttttcctcctccatcttTCTCCTTTGATGGGTTTATTGGGAGGGGGGTTAAACTGAAAGGGGTTTAATAAAATTTTGTCATCTTCACTGCTGGCTGTGATAGACTGTTTCTCTGCTCTCACAGCTGCCGCTCAGCAATGATGGAGCGACACCTGTTTTGGAAGTTTGAGGGGGCTGTGGTGGGAGTGGCTGCAGTCTTTGCCTGCCTTGTGATCCTTCGTCAGAGATCACTAGACCGAAAGGCCCTGGAAAAGGTCCGAAAACAAATTGAGTCCATATAAGCTCCTCACACCAATATCCTGGCATTCAACCTTTTACTCCAAGGGGGCCTGGTGGAGAAGGGTAACAGCTGGCCTGAGAGGGGAAAAGATCATATGGGGTGACCCTGGCCCCTGGAATCCTATTACTTCATCCCCTTTGCCCTTCACTTTTGTCTCCTTAATCATCAAAGAATAAAGTTAAAAACAACCCCACAACTATAATAGTTATGTTTTATTTGATGGAGGTGTAGGTTTGTGGATCAGAACAAAAAAATATCTTGGGGAAGCAGCTATGTCTCCAGTctcctcaactttttttttcctccctttaccATTGTTGGGACTTATCTGAGCACACATTACTAAGAGATCCATGAAACTAGTTAAAACttaatgtattcatttatttttaagcaaTACACCTCTCCCATCCCACAAATTGCTCCATTTGTAGGGGCGCCAACCCTTCACCTTGTTTGTGTATTTGAAGGGAGAATAAGTTACTGACCCTTTTAGGGAACAGAGGAAGGGTATGACCTCAATTTCTACTCCACCCTGAGGTCATAGGGTGTGAAGAGGGAAGGGTTATCTCACTTCAAGGAATTGAATGGTTTTTGTGGTGGCTTCCCAGGTCCTTTATCCTTTTTTCAAATCAGGTTTACATCTCATCAGCATGCTGCACAGCTCTGCCTCTTTCCTGATGGTGGCCTGGCTGGTTATTGCTCTCCTCAGGTACTCCCCCTGAGGAACCATTGGCACCCCTATCTCCTGACTGTGATACCAGGGTCCTCAAGCTGTCTGGCACATCCCTGTGAGTCAGGATGTTTCTGGAGATCACTGTGAGGGATGAAGGAAAGGATTAGGATGAGGATTTTCCTAGGCCCCAGCCTGTTGCTCTTTGCTTAACAAAGATACCCTTTCACCATCCACATACTTGGTTCCCAGCACCTCCTCACCTCCACTAGGCTTGTAAGTGTCAGACCCAATTGGCTGTTCCCTGTGAAAGGGGCTGAAGCTGGGAAGGATGATGAGGGTTAAGGAGAATATGAGGATCTAGTAaaaaaggagatgagagaaaattGGCAAGCAGAAATCTCTGGTatcaaaatgaggaaataagggAAGAGAGGGGATGACAGAAATCTAGATGGGGGTGAGGGAGGCATAGCAGTTGGGGAGAAAGAACATTACCAGGATACAAGTGCTGGTCTGAGCAGCTTTGTTAGAGGTTTGAGCAATGAGTGCCTGCAGCTGTTGAAGTTGGGCCACCAGAGAgctaggaagggaagaaaaaactgtTTCTGGCCTCCAACCTTAGCAGGAAACATCAGCATACCCAAATCCCCTCCACCACCTCCATTTCACTCACATGTTGTGTCTCTCCAGCTCCTGCAGTTTCTTCTGTAGCTGCTGATTCTGCACAGAACAGGCAGCTACCCTAGGTTAAGGGAGAAAGAGTCTTGAGGATGGTCCCCAAACCAGCTGAGCATGTCAGTACACATTTGTTTACCCACATAATAAAGCACTTAAATTCCTTCTACTTGCTAGGcattagagataaaaagacaaaatgaaacagtttctGCCCTTCAGGTATTTACTTTCTATTGGGAGAAGAAAAGATCctataataatacaaaaaaaatgcaagGTAGTTTTGGAAGGAAGGGCATTAGTCACTGGGACAGGAAGGACCTTAGAAGGTGGttcttgagttgagtcttgaaggaaactaagagactgaggtgaggaggaggaggagggagtatTTTTTAGATATAACTGACTGCCCCAGTTTCTGCTGAGTTTCACTCCATGTCCACACCAAGCTAAATGGCCCATGACATCTCAAACTTGGTACATCCAAAACAACTTCTTTTATCTCAAATGTCTTCTCTGAACTTCTTCCCTAGTTTTCTCAAGTTCATACTATTCTTTCAAGGCAACTTTGTGTCAAGTACAGTGTGTAAAAAAAAGGCCAATTTGTTCTGCATGGTGCAGGAAgagcagtaataataatatacaatgagGCAGAAAAGATAGGCTCTATGAGCCCAGGTTCCTAAAGGCTTTACATGCCAAACACAAGAGTTGTTTCCTAGGAGCCATTAGAACCAATCACTGGCAGCCATGTGCAGAATAGtttgaagtggggagagacttgagacagggacACTAATTAGTAGGCTATTACAGTCATCCAGGTGATGAAGGGTCTGGCACAAGAAGTGATGGCACTGTGAGTAAGGAGAAGAGTTTGGATGGGAAAGACATAGAAACAAGATCTGGCAACTGATTAGAcgtgagggagggagaagagtgaGGAACTAAGGATAATGCAGACAAAAAacctgagagaaaggaagaatggtaGTGACTGACataaataggaaagtttggaagaggagttggttggggggtgggggagagagaaagagttctATTTTGGATGTGTTGTGTTTGAAATGTTTGTGAGGCatccattttaaaatgtttgaggGCAGTTTggtagcagtggatagagcaccagcttggagtcaggaagacctgggtttaaatttgattttagacacttcatagctgtatgaccctgggcaaatcactcaaacctaattgcctagtcctcactgctcttctgccttagaagtaatACTTAGAATTGACTTTAAGACAGAGGGTATgggttttaaaactttttttttttcactgtctgGTGGGCAGTTGTTGATGTAGAACTAGAGCTCAGAAGAGAGACTGggactggatatatagatctgtaGATCAAgtagtcatctgcatagagacaATAAACCCATGAGTGATGATCactaaatgagagaaaaaggCAAGTAGGACATTATCTTGGGATACACTCACAATTAGGGGGCATGATATGGATGATGAACCAGCAAAGGAGCCTGAGGAGCAGTCAGACAGGAATAGGAGGAAGGAGGATAGTCATGGAAATCCAGAGAGAAAGTGGTCATCAGGATCACATGCTCCAGAGAAGAGACTAAGAAGATGGAGATTAAGAAGAAAACTTCAGATCTGACAAATGAGAGATGACTGGTGGTTGGAATTCAAAGGATGACTTTGTCGCCCATGTGATGCTCTGGACCTTGCTATAGTTTGGGGAGGAAGCTAAGGGCTCACTTTGGGGTATGATGAAATATACCTCGTCTCTAGACCATCTATGTATTCTTTCTTTCGTCGCCGGCTGTCCTGAGCAGACTGCTTATTCCTGATTTTCCTCCGAACCTTCTTAAGGACTCTTTCCTCTGCCTGGGGACCCAAAAGAACAGGGCTTAGCATTGAGTCCTTAGCTCCTCAGTGCTTAGGAAAATGTCTGCTACATAATTGCCTGTTGACTTGACACAAGTTGAACCCTTACCATTTCTCCATTGTGTTAGCTGAGGTCCTGGTTCCTCAGGGGATATACCGAGGACTCCCTATTAGGATATTCAAAGAAAGGGTTACCTTAGTGAGGGGTAGATGGTAGGGCAGAGATACCCCCTCTTGTCCTAATAGTCGCTTCTCCTCATCTGTCAGGAATAGCGCTGGGCAGTGCAGCTGGGAAGcaacagagaagagagggaggaaacagaaaagagaatccCCTCCTGTTAGCATTCAGACCCCTTTACTTGCCCTTTTCCAGCTGGAAACTCCAAACCAGAAATAAAGTTCAGAATTGAGTACTTGGGGCTTAGAGGGACATGGAATAGGAACTGAGATCCTTTTTAACATTCAATTAATCTCAAAAACATATCAAGTCCTGGGAATTCCCTATGGACAGGTTTCTAAGACATTTCTTTTCATCAATCCTCCAGATACTGAGGGAGGCATCAGAAAACAGTCATGATTAAGACAGACCCTTCCCTAGTGAGAAGGCATGGCACCTCCTTTAGAAGTCTAGAGGCATTTTCAAGGACTTTGAAACTTGCAGTTAGGAGAGAActggtttgaatcctggttttgacttattatctgtatgactcagggcaagtccTTTCACTTTTCTGAGCCTTACAAAATGAGGGTATTTAACTTATTTTACTTTACAGCGATGGAATAGACAGCCTTATGGATGGTGACAGCTTCTAGGAAGTGGGAAGTAAAAGGGGCAGGGCCCAGGAAGGCTGTATAGTTTCCAGCGACAGCCATTCCTGGGGCAAAGGCCCCTCCTTCTACCTAGGATCTCTAGCAAGAACTCTATACCTCATGTCAGGTGAAAAGACTCCAGAGGAGGGTAATATCTTTTTACCCAAGGGCTTCAGGAATGTGGGCCTCTGCTGCTCCAAGAGCTATAGACTATGGAGGGAAAGCTCTTGAGCAGAAGAGAAGCCTGGATCCCTCAGTCCTCCCCCAGGAAATCCCTTAATGGCACTTTTCTGTccattctagtatttttcctTCATCTCATTCATTTTGCGATTTGCTTTCGTCCCATTAACTATTTGGGGCTGTAGTTCAGAATGTAGTTTAtcgtagcagaaccaggagaacattgtacatagtaacagcagtattgtagaatgatcaactgtaataatagacttagctactctcagcaatacaacaatcagagacaattctgagggacttgggacaaagaatgttctccagctctagagaaagaactgttgggagtcagaaTGCTGATTAAAGCAtgcgatttttcactttagtttattttggtttttatatgattatattctattctcttacaaaatgaacaatatagaaatgttttccatgataatacaagtataaccccAATCAGATTGTTCACCAGCTCCAGGAAgggatagggaagggaaggagagagacaatatggacCATATAACTCTGGAACACATacgtggaaaattgttattacatctAATTggtaaagtaaaatatctttacaaaaacaataacaaaagaatgTAGTCCATCATTAGTAATAACAAGCAACATTTGTAGggcactttaagatttgaaagcatttcacatacattatctcatttgatcttcaccgcCCAgtgaggtaagtgttattatccacattttaaaataaggaaactgaaggttaggaaaagtgactttcctaaggtcacccAACAAGcatctggggcaggatttgaagtcaggccttcctgaatccaagttcaACCCTCTATAGTAACAGA
The window above is part of the Gracilinanus agilis isolate LMUSP501 chromosome 4, AgileGrace, whole genome shotgun sequence genome. Proteins encoded here:
- the CREB3L4 gene encoding LOW QUALITY PROTEIN: cyclic AMP-responsive element-binding protein 3-like protein 4 (The sequence of the model RefSeq protein was modified relative to this genomic sequence to represent the inferred CDS: inserted 1 base in 1 codon) codes for the protein MELGDAELLDILLEPSEDITIRAFPELAGHSSFGEPEQTGLQDPGLGGWKPSGSSSCGLQESEPDDFLNLLIDPNEVYQSRVSPGSDSGISEEAGHPYSPLASMALSPPALYEVVYETGALEGPQGETDQTSSGLISIQLGQWSPPLLIPDACVISDPPPGPSAHPEPRIGTGILMPPETLLHCPALFLTDEEKRLLGQEGVSLPYHLPLTKAEERVLKKVRRKIRNKQSAQDSRRRKKEYIDGLETRVAACSVQNQQLQKKLQELERHNISLVAQLQQLQALIAQTSNKAAQTSTCILILIFSLTLIILPSFSPFHREQPIGSDTYKPSGVISRNILTHRDVPDSLRTLVSQSGDRGANGSSGGVPEESNNQPXPPSGKRQSCAAC